The Leclercia sp. S52 genome has a segment encoding these proteins:
- the solA gene encoding N-methyl-L-tryptophan oxidase, which translates to MKYDLIIIGSGSVGAAAGYYATRAGQNVLMIDAHMPPHSEGSHHGDTRLMRHAYGEGERYVPLVLRAQALWDELADISGEPVFERTGVVNLGPSDSSFLANVEQSARQFNLNLERLDAAAVMKRWPEIQVPEGYIGLFEAESGVLRSELAIKTWIALAKEAGCAQLFNCPVTAITHQDDGVTVETPEGPYRADRLLVSAGTWVSRLVPGLPVQPVRKVFSWFQSDGRYSHQNHFPAFTGELPDGDQFYGFPSEKDALKIGKHNGGQVINSPEERKPFGAYPGDGSEAFKFLRNVLPGIGGLLYGAACTYDNTPDEDFIIDTLPGHDNTLLITGLSGHGFKFASVLGEIAAQFSQQIAPPFDLTPFSLSRFSR; encoded by the coding sequence ATGAAATACGATTTAATTATTATTGGCAGCGGATCTGTCGGTGCAGCGGCAGGTTATTACGCTACACGAGCCGGTCAAAACGTACTGATGATCGATGCCCATATGCCACCCCACAGCGAAGGGAGCCACCACGGCGACACCCGCCTGATGCGTCACGCATACGGCGAAGGTGAACGCTATGTGCCGCTGGTATTGCGCGCGCAGGCGCTGTGGGATGAGCTGGCCGACATCAGCGGCGAGCCGGTCTTTGAACGCACGGGCGTGGTCAATCTCGGGCCGTCCGATTCGTCATTTCTGGCGAACGTTGAGCAGAGTGCCCGCCAGTTCAATCTCAACCTTGAACGGCTGGACGCGGCGGCGGTGATGAAGCGCTGGCCTGAAATTCAGGTTCCCGAGGGGTATATCGGTCTGTTTGAGGCCGAGTCCGGGGTCCTGCGCAGCGAGCTGGCGATCAAAACCTGGATCGCCCTGGCGAAAGAAGCCGGCTGCGCCCAGCTGTTTAACTGCCCGGTCACCGCGATTACCCATCAGGACGACGGCGTCACCGTCGAAACCCCGGAAGGCCCCTATCGCGCGGATCGCCTGCTGGTGAGCGCCGGAACCTGGGTATCGCGTCTGGTGCCAGGCCTGCCGGTCCAGCCGGTGCGCAAGGTCTTCTCCTGGTTCCAGTCCGACGGCCGTTACAGCCATCAGAATCACTTCCCGGCCTTTACCGGCGAGCTGCCTGACGGAGATCAGTTCTACGGCTTCCCGTCTGAAAAAGATGCCCTGAAGATCGGGAAACACAACGGCGGGCAGGTTATCAACTCCCCGGAAGAGCGCAAACCCTTTGGTGCCTACCCTGGCGACGGATCTGAGGCCTTTAAATTCCTGCGCAACGTGCTGCCGGGCATCGGCGGTCTGTTATACGGGGCGGCCTGCACCTATGACAACACGCCGGACGAAGACTTCATCATCGACACCCTGCCGGGCCATGACAATACGCTGCTGATCACCGGCCTGAGCGGCCATGGGTTCAAATTCGCCAGCGTGCTGGGGGAGATTGCCGCAC
- the bssS gene encoding biofilm formation regulator BssS: MEKNNEVIQTHPLVGWDISTVDSYDALMLRLHYQTPNHPDTEEAEVGQTLWLTTDVARQFISILEAGIAKIESSDYQANEYRRH; the protein is encoded by the coding sequence ATGGAAAAGAATAATGAAGTCATCCAGACACATCCGCTTGTTGGCTGGGATATCAGCACTGTAGATAGCTACGACGCACTGATGCTGCGTTTGCATTACCAGACCCCGAATCACCCTGACACCGAAGAAGCGGAAGTTGGGCAAACGCTATGGTTAACCACAGACGTCGCACGTCAGTTTATTTCTATTTTAGAAGCCGGTATTGCAAAAATAGAATCCAGTGACTACCAGGCAAATGAGTACCGGCGACATTAA